Within Bdellovibrionota bacterium, the genomic segment AGTTCCCTCCGCATTTTCCGTGACTCCGTCGTTACCGCCGGAAAAAAGCACTACGTTGTTTAGTCTTCGGCAGCGCTTGCTCACCAATTTCCGAGTGGCGTGGTTATCGACACACAGATGAACCACGTCTCCCTCTTCAATCAACTTGGCTACGTTTGTCGGGGTGACATGTTTAGGAACGGGGAGGATATTTACTCCTCTGTTACAAGCGTCGGTGAGTTCTGCGGCCTTCGCTACGGCTTTGTTTTCATAGGACTGGAATAACACGCGGTCACGGTTGCGCTCTTCGAATGTATCCCCGTCGATGAGCCACACCGAACACGCGAGCCTACGAGACGAGAGAAACTGCACCATCGCCTGGGCCACTGGAGTGCCTACGCCGCCTAGCCCTATGATCTTGACGGATTTAATCGTGACCGTTCTGTTTTTTCGAAGGGGCCTCTTTCTCATGAAGCGCTCCTGGCCGGTTGTCGCTTTCCTCACGGCAGAAAATCCTGTCGAGCCATTCCGGCGGGGGTTCAATAGTGGTAGCAAAATCCTCGATCACGTCTTTGGGGTCAAGGATGAAACGGGTGCGACCAATGACGAAAGAGACGCGGATATCGGGCCGTGATCGGTCCAATTGTCCCATGACGATTCGCAGGCCATCTTCAACATCGTCTTTATCATCGGCGCAACCAAAAAAGGCCGGCATGTCAGCGTGGCTATGGATGTCACCGAGTTTAATGAATCCTTGGGGTCTGGGAGCGGACTCATATTCAACCCGCATTTCCGTTCTCCAACGGCCGCCGAGAGACCTGTAGCGGAAGAGGGTTTGGCATGGAACGACGACGCGGTAGGCTCCGTTACTCGGATCGTGGTATAGAAAAACCACCCCTTCTCCATCCCATTTTCTGTACACCGCATCGAAGAATCCGTATGCCTGCTCCATGATTTCGCGCGGGATTTTGGGAAAACGGAGGGCCAGAGATTCTTCCTGATCAATGAGCCTGTCAGGCTTTGCAGCCTTGGTGACCGAAGCATAGAGAGTTGTCTTATTGACGATGAATAGGCCGTTTGCTGCGAGCAAAAAATGGAGGGAAGACGCGGGCTGGGAAAATCCTTCAGTCTTAAAGTAAACGGGAATCACCATGATCGCCTATTTTTTGAAGGGAGCAAGCCAACTCCTGCGCCTGCTTGCACAGAGGTTAAGCAGTTGAACCAGTTCCGCCACCGAGCACAGGGGCCGGGCTGGAGCGAGTACGGCAAGCATTTCATCCATCACCTGGCCGACTGATTTTCCTGCTGGTTGCCAGCGGATTTTCAGAGGAAATGCGCGATCCCTTCTGCTCTCTTCCTCCCAGGTTTGCAGAGTTGCGACCCGTGGGTCGATCTTCCGCATAGTCTGCCAATAGCTATTTCCTTCGTTTACCTCTGACGAGCGATTGAAGCTCGATCCCCATAGATGTGCGCGGATCTCATTGATCTTTTCCTGCCAGTGAAGTGCCGCAAGATTTTTCTTGAGACCCACCAGACAAAGCCAGCACTTCATCCCGTACGCCTCTGCCACATTATATAAATTCGGACAGAATAAAGGGTCGCTTAAATATCGCAGCGACGAAGTGCGAAAAAAACATTGCTGGTAGCCGGTCAGCGCGCCGCAGCGTAAGGCCGCAACGATCACGACGAACGGAAAAGCAAGTGTCGCTTGGCGGTAGATTGCTCCCTTGCCATAAGGAACAGGAGACTCATCCGCCAACCAGCGGACGGTTCTCAACGTTGGTTTTTCTTCGACCGCCAGAACCACCACATCTCCCCGGCGCCGGATGAAGGAGACCCCATCCGGGATCGCTTCAGAGAGAGCCACGCAATCACCGTGATCCTCCACCGCATCGATAAAGTCTTTCAGGGCAACCGCGAACGCTTCGCCGCCGTCTTGTTTGCAGGCTACTCTGTCCCCAACAATCTCAATACGAAATTCCACGCCTCG encodes:
- a CDS encoding ThiF family adenylyltransferase, whose protein sequence is MRKRPLRKNRTVTIKSVKIIGLGGVGTPVAQAMVQFLSSRRLACSVWLIDGDTFEERNRDRVLFQSYENKAVAKAAELTDACNRGVNILPVPKHVTPTNVAKLIEEGDVVHLCVDNHATRKLVSKRCRRLNNVVLFSGGNDGVTENAEGT